Proteins co-encoded in one Flavivirga eckloniae genomic window:
- a CDS encoding RagB/SusD family nutrient uptake outer membrane protein — protein MKNILKKPFLGLVLVILFVACTNLEVENVDSIIPDEEVAVDPAELLSTIYSNMEGNYNGAQNGAHSLEVVVSDLMISPTRTTGDWADGGIWRALHGHTWNPTNSQINKAWQELNRMSFRASEVISLGGTPLQTAEAKFIRAYAMWQLIDLFGLVPVRQVDDPATVNPEIFQRKEALNMIIEDLDDAIADLPSVGPSNHATATKEAAYALKARLFLNKAVYEADAPGSYNFSAADMNEVITSADNIIAAGYTLDDDYYVNWRGGGNENIFVSTNVGMSFWFPYLHGAQGGWNGFSVTAELYDLYEPGDDRLGKGPGTTGYTFDAADFDPSDNDVLIPQGFLVGQQYRKNGEELEGVNYVKESQLSGADPNEGYNLMVHTPDSPSNYIYLRFGDVLLMKAEAILRGGSSGDTALDIVNDLRTKRNTSTLATVTLDDILDERAREIQWSDIRRTDQIRFGTFLSGTWTGKSTVSEDYQWIFPIPTVQVSLNPNLDQNPGYGN, from the coding sequence ATGAAAAATATATTAAAAAAACCATTTTTAGGATTGGTATTAGTAATCCTTTTTGTAGCCTGTACGAATCTTGAAGTTGAAAATGTAGATTCGATTATACCAGATGAAGAGGTGGCAGTGGATCCAGCCGAATTATTGAGTACAATATATTCGAATATGGAAGGAAATTACAATGGAGCACAGAATGGAGCCCATTCATTAGAGGTAGTCGTATCAGACCTTATGATCTCACCAACAAGAACTACTGGCGATTGGGCAGATGGTGGTATCTGGAGAGCACTTCATGGGCATACATGGAATCCTACGAATTCACAGATAAATAAAGCATGGCAAGAACTGAACCGTATGAGTTTTAGGGCTTCAGAAGTGATTTCCTTAGGCGGAACTCCTTTACAAACTGCTGAGGCCAAATTTATTAGAGCGTATGCTATGTGGCAATTAATTGATTTGTTTGGACTTGTACCTGTTAGACAGGTTGATGATCCTGCTACAGTTAATCCTGAAATTTTTCAAAGAAAAGAGGCGCTTAATATGATAATCGAAGATCTGGATGATGCTATTGCAGATCTACCAAGTGTTGGACCATCAAACCACGCAACAGCTACTAAAGAAGCTGCTTATGCCTTAAAGGCAAGGTTATTTCTAAACAAAGCAGTTTATGAAGCCGATGCTCCGGGGAGTTATAATTTTTCTGCTGCCGATATGAACGAGGTGATCACAAGTGCGGACAACATCATTGCAGCAGGTTACACATTGGATGATGATTATTATGTGAATTGGAGAGGTGGCGGTAATGAAAATATATTCGTTTCCACCAATGTTGGGATGTCTTTTTGGTTCCCTTATTTACACGGTGCACAGGGAGGTTGGAATGGTTTTTCCGTTACAGCTGAATTGTACGATCTATATGAACCAGGTGATGATAGGTTGGGAAAAGGCCCTGGTACAACTGGATATACATTTGATGCGGCTGACTTTGACCCAAGCGATAATGATGTACTTATCCCTCAGGGATTTCTGGTAGGACAGCAGTACAGAAAAAATGGAGAAGAACTTGAAGGTGTAAATTACGTAAAGGAATCACAATTGAGTGGTGCCGATCCCAATGAAGGATACAATTTAATGGTACATACACCAGATAGTCCATCCAATTATATTTATCTACGGTTTGGAGACGTTTTACTGATGAAAGCAGAAGCTATTTTACGGGGAGGATCAAGTGGTGATACAGCTTTAGATATTGTCAATGATCTTAGAACAAAAAGAAATACGTCTACATTGGCTACCGTAACATTGGATGATATTTTGGATGAACGGGCACGGGAGATACAGTGGAGTGATATCAGGAGAACCGATCAGATACGATTCGGAACATTCTTGAGTGGTACATGGACAGGGAAATCAACTGTATCGGAAGACTATCAATGGATATTTCCAATTCCAACAGTGCAAGTATCACTTAACCCTAATTTGGATCAGAACCCTGGATATGGTAATTAG